AATGCCGAAGATGAGCGCTTTGCGTGCATTTTTGCGCAATTTCCTTGCTCTCCGATTGGCTGAAACCCGGTTTCGCGGTAGTACTATATAAAAGAGGGCGAAAAAGCGCCAGGCATTTCGCATTCTCTCTCTCCTGAACTGTAATCATGTCTGGTCGTGGCAAAGGCGGTAAAGTTAAGGGAAAGAGCAAGACTCGTTCTAGCCGAGCAGGGCTTCAATTCCCTGTCGGTCGTATCCATCGACTTCTCCGAAAAGGCAATTATGCAGAACGTGTTGGAGCTGGAGCACCCGTGTACCTGGCTGCCGTGTTAGAATACTTAGCTGCTGAAGTGTTGGAGTTGGCTGGTAATGCCGCCAGAGATAACAAGAAAACTAGGATCATTCCTAGACATCTCCAACTCGCCATCCGAAACGACGAGGAGTTGAACAAACTCCTTTCCGGAGTAACTATTGCTCAGGGTGGTGTATTGCCTAACATTCAAGCTGTCTTGCTCCCCAAGAAAACCGAAAAGAAAGCCTAAATTAAGactttacaagttaaaaaaaaaaaaaaaaaaaaaaaaaaaaaaggcccttttaagggccaacaaattattaagaattagctACTGAAcacttgtaaaaataataaaaaaagggcaatatattgaattttttaaaaaaaaagttagacatcgatttttttttttttttttttttttttttaaatttatgagtattactttttaatttataaactgaatgaatttcCATAAGAATGCATTGTATGGAAGGGTTTCTATGACATGCACAGTTTAGTGTTACAAGAATTGGGCTGGGTAGTAATGAAACGAAACGTGTTTCTGCTTACACTAAAGAGAAACTGAAAGGGTCCCGGAATGTGGTGCCATCTAGCGATCATGCTAAGAATTCGAAACTGGAATGCATTTCGCTATTAGTAAACAAGAGGAGAGGGAGATGTATAAATTGATGAAATGGAAAGTTATTTGCTTTTTGAAACATGAACATTCAAACATGCTTGTGTAAGAAgagatttacataaaaaaaggtgAGTATTTCAtgggaaattaatattataaataaatacataattattaacatattaattagtaCATGGTTGTGTGTGCTATGGTGTTTCTTGGCCCTGAGaagggccgtttttttttttttcttttaaacaactttttttttttggcttaggCACGTTCACCCCTAATTCGTCTAGCGAGCTGAATGTCCTTAGGCATGATAGTTACTCTCTTGGCGTGGATAGCGCACAAGTTAGTGTCTTCGAACAAGCCTACTAAATAAGCTTCGCTAGCTTCCTGGAGAGCCATAACAGCAGAACTCTGGAATCGGAGATCAGTTTTGAAGTCCTGAGCGATTTCTCGAACCAAACGCTGGAATGGCAATTTTCGGATCAAGAGTTCAGTGGATTTTTGATAACGACGGATTTCTCTCAAAGCAACAGTTCCGGGCCTGTAACGATGGGGCTTCTTAACACCTCCGGTGGCTGGGGCGCTCTTACGAGCGGCCTTAGTAGCCAGTTGTTTCCTGGGGGCTTTACCTCCAGTACTCTTACGGGCGGTCTGCTTGGTACGTGCCATGACTGACTATTCTCAAACGACTTTGAACAGAAAATGGGGCGCACAAAGATGACTTCGCTTAAATATGCTCCGAAACAGAAGGGGAAGGTGGGTGAGCGAGTCGAAACCGACCAATCGTAAAAGCGAAAAGGCGGGCGGGCGGATTCTTGGCGGTTtcgttattaagaatatttttatattacgttTCAGACTCTCGACTGTCAAGATGTCCGAGGAAACAGCCGCTGCCCCTGCAACTCCAGCCACTGCCACGCCtaagaaaaaggcaaaaagtgGCGCAACCAAATCGAAACCTAATCCTCCAACTCATCCCAAGGTTTCCGAAATGGTTGTGAAATCCATCACCACTCTGAAAGAGCGAGGTGGCTCTTCACTGCAAGCTATCAAAAAGCACATCAGCAGTCAGTACAAAGTCGACATCGACCGTTTGACtcctttcatcaaaaaatatttgaaaagcgcTGTCGCTGCTGGAACTCTGGTTCAAACCAAAGGAAAGGGAGCTAACGGTTCATTCAAGCTGAGTGCATCCGGTCAAAAAACCAAGGAGCCAAAGAAAATCGTGAAAAAGCCTAAAAAGGAAGGAGCTGCTTCTCCAAAGAAAGCAAAAGCCCCTGCTAAGAAAACGGCCAAGCCGAAGGAAAAAGCAGAGAAAAAGAAGAAGCCTGCTGCTGCTAAGAAAGCCACTGCTGGGGCTAAAAAAGTAGCCAAACCCAAATCTCCTAAGAAGGCAAAGGCTACAAAGCCAAAAGCTCCCAAGCCCAAGAAATTAAAAACACCCAAAAAAGCAGCTCCTAAAAAAACTTCCAAGAAGTAAATGGactgaacaaaaaaatttttcgttaaaaaaaaaaaacggcccttCTTAGGGCCATAAAACAGGTGTAAAAAACACATGTGCCaagccaaaattaatttaatttaatatataattcccACAGTCATTTACTTAAACTTGatcaagccattttttttttttttttttttttttcattaaaagccaAGAAAAACCATAGCACAcacaataatatgttttaaacacatttaacaactcaatatttttatgatacatgTTTAAGATGCAAACACTTCAAAATCATGTAAAGTGAATAGTGTGTAATGGGAATCAGAGACAtgtgtttatattctatttcacaccgtgtatataaatgaaaatattaattgaaaaaaaaaaaaatgcttgtaatgaaataatgtttatacaataattGTGTCATACTGTTCAATTGagtattttgttttacaaaagaaACAGGTTATTATTCATGCAATAGTTGTACACACATATGCAGTCAAGTAATTCTTATTTGTGTATGTGTAAGcagcacaaataaaacaaaaattcaatacatattaaaaaaaaacattgaaatgcaataaatgaacattcttaatatttagcaaaaaacaaaaattaaatcatttataaaatcaaatctgcaaaatgatgataacatttaaaaacaataaataagtgcaccataattattgaaaataaattattattaaaaaaagtctgtCTATAAGTAATCAAATGAAAGCTTCTTATTGAGAGACAAGGCATGGGTGTCTTCACCAAATGACATTTCAAATCAATCACACTGATTAGTTAACCTCTAACCCTgatttgcatgtttatttatgGTATAAGCACGTTACCATAGAAATGAATGCTTGACAACtgattctacgcatgtgcaatTCTCATATGTTGACATTTAGTTTCTGTTTCTTCTTagtgtataattattaattctgaacCCCTGCtttcaggaaaattatttttgtttttttctttgggggggggggggggtagaaggATGTAAATTCTAgcagaaaagtatatttttatatcaaatatacaaTGAAAATGGTTGTTACTTAAGAAAGTGACAGAGCccatttttgcttaaaatgttggcAAATTTTGCATGTACAGTCTTCTGTTTTGaagatttaataagtttatatcttttaaaaaatagttgctgGTCGTAGAGTATTgggaaacagaaatttaaatacatcctcccactctccaaacttcctttTACATTTGATGCTTTGTGTTTTcaatatacattcattttcattagaaaCTCATTTTAGATCCTGTCCACtgatgttttaaattgttttcttcagttatttcaaagcagttatagtttatttgctttaaatgttaagtttattattcattgaattttgtcATTTATGTCATAATGCTATGAACCATatcaccttttttatttattgttattctttttattattattttattattgttaagttATTAAAGGAGTCaatgaaacttgaaatttttcctataattgattagaatgaatttttttttttttctcaattccttcttccccccccccccccccttctttttctttttttttttctttctttcttgtcaCTAAAAAGAAGGACATtgttcaaaagataatttaaaagatcaaatcATTCTTCTTCAATTAGgacacaatttaaatttcttatcatcAAGAACAGCACTTTCTgagaaatgaaaagttattttctttttattacaccctacattattactttatttttaattgcaccccccccccccctccttctttATGTGCTTCTAAtaacatgaatataaaataattatgttttaatagcaTTACAAACAAAACAGTGTTCAACAACATGTGTTGGCCCtgaaaagggcctttttttttttttttttttttcagtgcaagGGATTCCAACTTTCGCTTAACCTCCGAAACCGTACAAGGTACGTCCTTGCCTCTTTAGTGCATACACAACATCCATAGCAGTGACAGTTTTCCTTTTAGCATGCTCGGTGTAAGTGACAGCATCTCGAATGACATTTTCCAAGAAAACTTTGAGCACACCTCGAGTCTCTTCGTAAATCAAACCTGAAATACGTTTGACTCCGCCACGTCTAGCTAAACGCCTGATTGCGGGTTTTGTAATACCCTGGATGTTATCACGAAGAACTTTACGATGCCTTTTGGCACCCCCCTTTCCAAGACCCTTGCCTCCTTTACCACGACCAGACATGACTTCTCAAATGAGCTAAAATGACTCGAATGGCCCGGGACGGCAAAGCGCCCTCATTATATAGTGATTTCACACACGCCCCTGCTCCGAAGAGTGAAACGCGATTGGTTACTTTCAGCTTCGCAGCAGTGTGTATAAAATGCAAGCGAGGTAGCGCGGGGGCATTTTCCATTCTCATTTCGACTTGACGATGCCTCCTCAAGCCTCTGGTAAAGCTGTTAAAAAGGCCGGAAAGGCCCAAAAGGCTGTTCGTGCCGGTGATAAGAAAAAACGCAAGAAGCGTAGGAAGGAATCTTTCGCTATTTACATCTACAAAGTTTTGAAACAGGTGCATCCTGATACCGGTATTTCCAGCAAAGCCATGTCAATCATGAACTCTTTCGTGAATGACATTTTCGAACGTATCGCAGCCGAATCTTCCCGATTAGCTCACTACAACAAGAGGAGCACAATTACCAGTCGGGAAATTCAAACAGCTGTGAGGCTTTTGTTGCCTGGTGAATTGGCCAAGCACGCAGTTTCCGAAGGAACCAAAGCTGTCACCAAGTACACTAGCTCCAAGTAGAAAAATGGAATCcctcgtttaaaaaaaaaaaaaaggcccttttaaGGGCCAACACATGTTGTAGAACACTGTTTTGTTTGCAAAGAACAATGTTTatcacaataatataaaaaagaaattgaaatttcaagtgtGTGTATacataatcatattaataattcacaatatactttgtgtaaaaaaaaaaaaaagagtaagtgATTCATGGAAATTAAGAATAATAGTTTAAAACATgtgtagaaaatgataaaattaataaataaatgggttattagatttttaacactTACATGCATCTGTtaactttcaattcattttatttccgtttttgttttgtttttaaattcttcacaCTCTTTCTAATTCtggaaaggaaataagaaaaggatttttagtgaaaaataatttataataacattcaaTCACTATTGATGATACTTCATTACAATTTAGAATCAcaggtacaaaataaataaacacttcgtgcaataaaaacgtattttgtagggaaaattaataaaacacatcaaataaattaataaaaaaataataacattacatGCAAAAGGATcaaatctgaatttttgaaagtgaaataaaattaaaaagatgccaACAGCACGCGGTGTTCCCAGGTGGTCACCCTCCCAAGTACTGACCGCGcccgatgctgcttaactgcggtgatcagacgagaaccggtgctttcagcatggtATGGCCGTTGACATTCATCTGGtgagaaaatacatttcatgTCCGATCTTATATATACGATACTAATACTCTACAGGTGCGATAATGAACCTTTTCGTGGGGGGTCTTGCTAATGACGAGTGTCATTAGCGCAGATGGATGTCGCTAATGACAACCCTAATGACCCTTTAATGAGGGTCGTAAAAGG
The window above is part of the Argiope bruennichi chromosome 7, qqArgBrue1.1, whole genome shotgun sequence genome. Proteins encoded here:
- the LOC129975122 gene encoding histone H2A translates to MSGRGKGGKVKGKSKTRSSRAGLQFPVGRIHRLLRKGNYAERVGAGAPVYLAAVLEYLAAEVLELAGNAARDNKKTRIIPRHLQLAIRNDEELNKLLSGVTIAQGGVLPNIQAVLLPKKTEKKA
- the LOC129974926 gene encoding uncharacterized protein LOC129974926 gives rise to the protein MARTKQTARKSTGGKAPRKQLATKAARKSAPATGGVKKPHRYRPGTVALREIRRYQKSTELLIRKLPFQRLVREIAQDFKTDLRFQSSAVMALQEASEAYLVGLFEDTNLCAIHAKRVTIMPKDIQLARRIRGERGKGLGKGGAKRHRKVLRDNIQGITKPAIRRLARRGGVKRISGLIYEETRGVLKVFLENVIRDAVTYTEHAKRKTVTAMDVVYALKRQGRTLYGFGAFAFLGDLGLATFLAPAVAFLAAAGFFFFSAFSFGLAVFLAGAFAFFGEAAPSFLGFFTIFFGSLSVMARTKQTARKSTGGKAPRKQLATKAARKSAPATGGVKKPHRYRPGTVALREIRRYQKSTELLIRKLPFQRLVREIAQDFKTDLRFQSSAVMALQEASEAYLVGLFEDTNLCAIHAKRVTIMPKDIQLARRIRGERA
- the LOC129975120 gene encoding histone H1C-like, whose amino-acid sequence is MLRNRRGRWVSESKPTNRKSEKAGGRILGGFVIKNIFILRFRLSTVKMSEETAAAPATPATATPKKKAKSGATKSKPNPPTHPKVSEMVVKSITTLKERGGSSLQAIKKHISSQYKVDIDRLTPFIKKYLKSAVAAGTLVQTKGKGANGSFKLSASGQKTKEPKKIVKKPKKEGAASPKKAKAPAKKTAKPKEKAEKKKKPAAAKKATAGAKKVAKPKSPKKAKATKPKAPKPKKLKTPKKAAPKKTSKK
- the LOC129975127 gene encoding histone H4, which produces MSGRGKGGKGLGKGGAKRHRKVLRDNIQGITKPAIRRLARRGGVKRISGLIYEETRGVLKVFLENVIRDAVTYTEHAKRKTVTAMDVVYALKRQGRTLYGFGG
- the LOC129975124 gene encoding histone H2B — encoded protein: MPPQASGKAVKKAGKAQKAVRAGDKKKRKKRRKESFAIYIYKVLKQVHPDTGISSKAMSIMNSFVNDIFERIAAESSRLAHYNKRSTITSREIQTAVRLLLPGELAKHAVSEGTKAVTKYTSSK